A window of Acidobacteriota bacterium contains these coding sequences:
- a CDS encoding D-alanine--D-alanine ligase, producing MPAGRKKLRVGLICGGRSGEHDVSLVSARAVAENLDRHKYQVTRMRITRQGQWRQDGKPLREVWATLGRLDVVLPILHGPYGEDGTIQGLLEMVGVPYAGAGVLGSAVAMDKELTKRVWLQAGLPVGPYVRVDKSVWQHTPRHITADIEKHLRYPLFVKPANMGSSVGISKVKRRSQLSAAIDLAAAYDTKMVVEQGLDARELECSVLGNHEPTASAPGEVLPGREFYDYAAKYAQAGSRTLIPAPLPAKVTRRVSDLALAAFQAVECQGLARVDFFLERRTGRIYLNEINTMPGFTSISMYPKLWEAAGLPFPKLLDRIIALALERANERRALGHPIGEKRVAISV from the coding sequence ATGCCGGCAGGACGGAAGAAGCTGCGCGTAGGACTGATCTGCGGAGGCCGCAGCGGCGAACACGACGTTTCCCTGGTTTCGGCGCGCGCCGTGGCGGAAAACCTGGACCGGCACAAGTACCAGGTCACGCGCATGCGGATCACGCGCCAGGGCCAGTGGCGGCAGGACGGCAAGCCGCTGCGCGAAGTCTGGGCGACGCTCGGCCGCCTCGATGTAGTGCTGCCGATCCTGCACGGCCCGTACGGCGAAGATGGCACGATCCAGGGATTGCTGGAGATGGTGGGGGTGCCGTATGCGGGCGCAGGCGTATTGGGTTCAGCCGTCGCCATGGACAAGGAACTGACCAAGCGTGTCTGGCTGCAAGCCGGGCTTCCCGTGGGGCCTTATGTGCGCGTGGACAAAAGTGTGTGGCAGCACACCCCGCGGCACATCACCGCGGACATTGAGAAGCATCTGCGCTACCCGCTGTTCGTCAAGCCCGCGAATATGGGATCGTCCGTAGGCATCAGCAAGGTTAAACGCCGGAGCCAACTCAGCGCCGCGATTGATCTGGCTGCCGCGTACGATACCAAAATGGTCGTGGAACAGGGACTGGACGCACGTGAACTGGAGTGCTCGGTGCTGGGCAACCATGAGCCCACGGCGTCAGCGCCGGGAGAAGTGTTGCCGGGGCGGGAGTTTTACGACTATGCGGCCAAGTATGCCCAGGCCGGCTCGCGGACGCTCATCCCCGCGCCACTGCCGGCGAAGGTAACACGGCGGGTGAGCGACCTGGCGCTAGCCGCATTCCAGGCGGTGGAGTGCCAGGGACTGGCGCGGGTGGATTTCTTTCTGGAACGGCGCACCGGCCGCATTTATCTGAATGAAATCAATACGATGCCGGGGTTCACCTCGATCAGCATGTACCCCAAGCTGTGGGAAGCCGCAGGTTTGCCGTTCCCCAAGCTGCTCGACCGCATCATCGCGCTGGCGCTGGAGCGGGCGAACGAGCGCCGCGCACTGGGGCATCCTATAGGTGAAAAACGTGTTGCAATAAGCGTATGA
- a CDS encoding OmpH family outer membrane protein produces the protein MKPMSKFLATCLCAVTVSLVGLAQTPKPAAKAPAAPKLAPAPTVTGPSKIGIIDLRSAIVDTAEGKKLIDNLQARFAPRRTDLKTQQDAIQRLENQLKNGGNTMSATAKQDLNQQIQQKQRDYQQLLQNDQSDFQDAQTQILNEVGNKMMPIVETYAKAHGYTAIVDVSFQWPQSPVLYYNPGAVITGDIVRIYDKANPTAATSGSTNPGGQR, from the coding sequence ATGAAGCCCATGTCCAAATTCCTTGCCACATGCCTGTGCGCCGTTACCGTGTCGCTGGTGGGGCTCGCGCAGACCCCGAAACCTGCTGCCAAAGCGCCTGCCGCGCCGAAGCTCGCGCCCGCGCCCACCGTCACCGGCCCCAGTAAGATCGGCATCATCGACCTGCGTTCCGCGATCGTGGATACGGCCGAAGGCAAGAAGCTGATCGACAACCTGCAGGCCCGTTTCGCTCCCCGCCGCACCGATCTCAAAACGCAGCAGGATGCCATTCAGAGGCTAGAGAACCAGCTCAAAAACGGCGGCAACACCATGAGCGCCACCGCCAAGCAGGATCTCAATCAGCAGATCCAGCAAAAGCAACGGGACTATCAGCAGCTACTGCAAAATGATCAATCCGACTTCCAGGACGCCCAGACGCAAATCCTGAATGAGGTGGGCAATAAGATGATGCCCATCGTGGAAACCTACGCGAAGGCCCATGGCTATACCGCGATTGTCGACGTCAGCTTCCAGTGGCCGCAGAGCCCGGTGCTGTACTACAATCCCGGCGCGGTGATCACCGGCGACATCGTCCGCATCTACGACAAGGCCAACCCCACGGCGGCCACTTCGGGTTCCACCAATCCCGGCGGTCAGCGCTAA
- the typA gene encoding translational GTPase TypA has translation MASLRNIAIIAHVDHGKTTLVDAMLRQSGIFRANQEVAERVMDSNELERERGITILAKTTALDYRSTRINIVDTPGHSDFGGEVERALNLVDGVVLLVDASEGPLPQTRYVLQKALRKQLATVVVLNKIDRQDARPEEVLNEIYDLFIDLDATEEQLEFPVLYTNAKAGTAQRKGGPESENLEPLFDAILEAIPVPSGDPAATLQLQVLNLDYSDYLGRIAIGRVFQGTLRTGDEVGIAKLDGTLARTKITRLFTFRGLKRDEAAVVAAGDIVALAGVEGIQIGETVTDAEHPAPLPPVLIDEPTLAMLFTINNSPLAGREGQFVTSRHLRERLQKELLTNVSIRVEEEAKTDSFRVLGRGELQLAILIETMRREGYELMAGKPEIVIKIESGRRLEPQELVVVDCPEEFVGVVIEKLGTRKGEMQQMINHGSGRVRMEFKIPARSLIGLRSALLTDTRGTALLHSLFAGWVPWQGEMAARPTGSLVADRAGVTTTYALNNIQERGTLFLGPGTEVYEGMIVGENAREDDIDVNATKEKKLTNMRASVADEAIRLVPFRAPTLEQALEFIADDEWVEVTPKSLRLRKKILAANRRPKRVREDAPAHV, from the coding sequence TTGGCTTCGCTGCGCAATATCGCCATCATCGCCCACGTAGACCACGGCAAGACCACGCTGGTCGACGCCATGCTGCGTCAGAGCGGCATTTTCCGCGCCAATCAGGAAGTGGCGGAGCGCGTCATGGACTCCAACGAACTGGAGCGCGAGCGCGGCATCACCATTTTGGCCAAGACCACCGCCCTCGACTACCGCAGCACGCGCATTAATATCGTCGACACGCCCGGTCATAGTGATTTCGGCGGCGAAGTCGAGCGGGCGCTGAATCTGGTTGACGGTGTGGTGCTGCTGGTGGACGCCAGCGAAGGCCCTCTGCCGCAGACCCGCTATGTGCTGCAAAAGGCCCTGCGGAAGCAGTTGGCCACCGTCGTCGTGCTCAATAAGATTGACCGGCAGGATGCGCGGCCCGAGGAGGTGTTGAACGAGATCTACGACCTCTTCATTGACCTCGACGCCACCGAAGAGCAACTGGAATTTCCCGTGCTCTACACCAACGCCAAAGCAGGGACAGCGCAGCGCAAGGGTGGACCGGAATCGGAGAATCTCGAGCCGCTGTTCGACGCCATTCTGGAAGCGATTCCCGTGCCCAGCGGCGATCCGGCGGCGACGCTGCAATTGCAGGTGCTGAACCTCGACTACAGCGACTATCTGGGCCGCATCGCCATCGGGCGGGTGTTTCAGGGCACGCTGCGCACAGGCGACGAGGTGGGCATCGCCAAACTCGACGGGACGCTGGCGCGGACGAAGATCACGCGGCTGTTCACCTTCCGCGGGCTGAAGCGCGACGAAGCCGCAGTGGTTGCGGCCGGCGATATTGTGGCGCTGGCGGGGGTCGAAGGCATTCAGATTGGCGAGACCGTGACCGATGCCGAGCATCCGGCGCCGCTGCCGCCGGTGCTGATCGATGAACCCACGCTGGCGATGCTGTTCACCATCAACAACTCGCCGCTGGCCGGACGCGAGGGCCAGTTTGTGACCTCGCGGCATCTGCGCGAGCGGCTGCAAAAGGAATTGCTCACCAACGTCTCGATCCGGGTCGAAGAAGAGGCCAAGACAGATTCATTCCGGGTGCTGGGGCGGGGCGAGCTGCAGTTGGCGATTCTGATCGAAACCATGCGGCGCGAAGGCTACGAACTGATGGCGGGCAAGCCGGAAATCGTGATCAAGATCGAAAGCGGCCGGCGGCTGGAGCCGCAGGAGCTGGTGGTGGTGGACTGCCCGGAAGAATTCGTCGGGGTGGTGATCGAGAAGCTGGGCACGCGTAAGGGTGAAATGCAGCAAATGATCAACCACGGCAGCGGCCGGGTGCGGATGGAGTTTAAAATTCCCGCCCGCAGTCTGATCGGCCTGCGCAGCGCGCTGCTGACCGACACGCGCGGCACGGCGCTGCTGCACTCGCTGTTTGCCGGCTGGGTGCCCTGGCAGGGGGAAATGGCGGCGCGGCCCACCGGATCGCTGGTGGCCGACCGGGCGGGCGTGACCACCACGTATGCGCTGAATAATATTCAGGAACGGGGAACTTTGTTCCTGGGTCCGGGGACAGAAGTCTATGAAGGCATGATCGTGGGCGAAAACGCCCGCGAGGACGATATCGACGTGAACGCGACCAAAGAGAAGAAGCTGACGAATATGCGCGCCTCGGTGGCCGACGAGGCCATCCGGCTGGTGCCCTTCCGCGCGCCTACGCTGGAGCAGGCGCTGGAGTTCATCGCCGACGACGAGTGGGTGGAAGTTACGCCGAAATCGCTGCGGTTGCGGAAGAAGATTCTGGCGGCCAATCGCCGCCCCAAGCGCGTGCGCGAGGACGCGCCCGCGCACGTCTAG
- a CDS encoding FkbM family methyltransferase, translating to MRYERLRFLIKMAIRRPWPRPYRFCLLPDRRGCLRVRITPRDRQGAATVELRPNSGDSLIFAQVFFDAAYDLTPLARWPEIETLARAAPQPLLLDLGANVGFAALALHWQFPRARILAVEPEPHNFAQLCRNVAGIEAIVPVQAAVAAADGWVQLVNAGRKSSDFRTVPASSQPGAAIPASSIETLWRRAGLRPDYGTPLLVKMDVEGAERDLFFPGCPWLERTPLLIVEPHDWLLPHQSLSHGLLAALTARGGDVVVRGEHLICWQPALASQLAPAQRTAA from the coding sequence ATGCGCTACGAACGGCTCCGCTTCCTGATCAAGATGGCGATCCGCCGGCCGTGGCCCCGGCCCTATCGCTTCTGCCTGCTGCCGGACCGCCGCGGCTGCCTGCGCGTGCGCATAACTCCACGCGATCGCCAGGGTGCGGCGACGGTCGAACTCCGTCCCAACTCCGGCGATTCGCTGATTTTCGCGCAAGTATTCTTTGACGCCGCCTACGATCTCACCCCGCTAGCGCGCTGGCCCGAGATCGAAACCCTCGCGCGCGCCGCTCCGCAACCGCTGCTGCTCGATCTGGGCGCCAATGTGGGTTTTGCAGCGCTGGCGCTGCACTGGCAATTTCCGCGTGCGCGCATTCTTGCGGTGGAACCGGAGCCGCATAATTTTGCGCAGCTCTGCCGGAACGTCGCCGGAATCGAGGCCATCGTACCTGTGCAGGCAGCCGTCGCCGCTGCCGATGGCTGGGTGCAGCTTGTCAATGCCGGCCGCAAGAGCTCGGACTTCCGGACGGTTCCCGCCTCCAGCCAGCCCGGCGCCGCCATCCCAGCCTCTTCCATCGAGACGCTCTGGCGCCGCGCCGGGCTGCGCCCGGATTACGGCACACCCCTGCTGGTCAAAATGGACGTAGAAGGCGCCGAGCGCGATCTGTTCTTCCCCGGTTGCCCCTGGCTCGAGCGGACGCCGCTGCTCATCGTCGAGCCTCACGATTGGCTGCTGCCGCACCAGTCGCTCTCGCACGGGCTGCTGGCAGCGCTGACGGCGCGCGGGGGCGATGTTGTGGTGCGGGGCGAGCACCTGATCTGCTGGCAGCCCGCGCTTGCCTCGCAGCTCGCGCCCGCCCAGCGCACCGCCGCCTAA
- a CDS encoding OmpH family outer membrane protein translates to MKFRLFAAVLGLCLSVELLGAAAMAQAPNKNAAPPALPAAPSVTGPSKLAFINFQQAISDTHEGAKLVGQLKAKYEPKQAQFAQENAQIQALQKQLSDGASTMSADAKRQLSQKIQDQQRNLQQSAQDAQSDYQQDVEGVLQQVGTKLMPIIDSYARQHGYTLVVDSGLRWPQSPVVYAEQGTDITGVVVRLYDQEHPATGSGH, encoded by the coding sequence ATGAAATTCAGGTTGTTTGCAGCAGTTCTCGGCCTATGCCTGAGCGTGGAGCTGTTAGGCGCGGCCGCTATGGCGCAGGCGCCCAACAAAAACGCGGCGCCTCCCGCCTTGCCAGCCGCGCCCAGTGTGACCGGCCCCAGTAAGCTGGCATTTATTAATTTTCAGCAGGCGATTTCTGACACCCACGAGGGCGCCAAGCTGGTCGGGCAGCTCAAGGCCAAATACGAGCCCAAGCAGGCCCAGTTTGCGCAGGAAAATGCCCAAATCCAGGCGCTGCAAAAGCAGCTCTCGGATGGCGCCAGCACCATGAGCGCCGACGCCAAGCGACAGCTTAGTCAGAAGATTCAGGATCAGCAGCGTAATCTGCAGCAATCGGCTCAGGACGCGCAATCCGATTACCAGCAGGATGTCGAAGGCGTTCTGCAGCAGGTGGGGACCAAGCTCATGCCCATCATCGACAGCTATGCCAGGCAGCACGGCTATACCCTGGTGGTGGATAGCGGTCTGCGCTGGCCGCAGTCGCCGGTGGTTTATGCGGAGCAGGGAACCGACATTACCGGCGTGGTGGTCCGGCTCTATGATCAGGAGCATCCCGCAACCGGTTCGGGTCATTAG